The Stieleria maiorica genome includes the window TCGGTTTCAAAGGCTGGTGCGCGGCAGAAGTCGGCGGCGGTGACCTGGCACGATTGAAGGAAATCGCTGCGAACATGGAAGCCGCCCTGCACTGCTCGGTCAACGCTTAGGGCGTCAACGCCACGTTATCACTTGTTCCCAGGCTCCGCCTGGGAACACACGGTCCGGGAGGCTCCGCCTCCGGACCAGGCACAACGTGTGGCAGGAGCCACACCGGCACTGCGTTCCAAGGCGGAGCCTGGGAACGAGGTGTAGGGCCATCGTACTTATCCGAATTCTCCTACCGCCGGACCGACGTGACTGAGCCAAGCGACAACCGTCCCTGTCATGTTTCGGTGATGCCCGCGGAGATCGTTCACTGGGTCAGCGAGTGTTCGCCGAACGTGGTGGTCGATGGGACGTATGGGGCCGGTGGTCATTCGCGTCTGTTGTTGGATGTGGTCGGCGAGGGTGGCTTGGTGATCGGGCTCGATCGCGATCCGGCGGTGCTCGCCCGCGTCGAATCCGAACCAGCGGTGGATCGGTTGTCGGTGTTTTTGGGCAGCTATGAAAAGACCGCTGCGGCGCTCCAGGCCAGCGGGTTGGAGTATGCCGATGCGATGGTCTTGGACCTCGGTTTGTCGAGTGACCAGTTGGCTGATCGCGATCGCGGATTCAGTTTCCAGCACGACGGTCCGCTGGACCTGCGGTTCGATCCGGAGAACGGGATCCCGGCGAGTGAATGGCTCGCCAGGAACGGCGAAAAAGCGATCGCCGATGCGATCTATCAGTTCGGTGAAGAGCGATTCAGTCGGCGGATCGCCAGGGAGATCGTTGCCCGGGCGAAGCGTCGCGAGCCGGTGCGAACGGTTGCCGAACTGGTCGAGATTTGTCGTCGTTGTGTCCCGCGTGGCAAGCACCACGACATCCATCCGGCGACGCGGACGTTTCAGGCGTTACGGATCGCGGTCAACGAGGAATTGGACATCCTGTCACGGACACTGCAGCAGGCGCCGGAGTGGTTGTCATCTGGCGGACGGATCGCCGTGATCAGTTTTCATTCGCTGGAGGATCGGATCGTCAAGAACGCGTTTCGTGATGACGATCGCTGGAACGTGTTGACCAAGAAGCCACTTCGGCCGAGTGAGGAAGAGGTCGCGGAAAATGCGCGAGCCCGCAGTGCAAAGCTGCGTGTGGCCGAGCGGATCTAGCGGGTGTAATTAGAAAGCCGCATCCGTTTCAGAGGGGGCTACCTTCGCGAGCGTTCGCGACCGGGCACGTCGTGTACCCGGTCCGTGAGGTTTTCGGAGATGACATTTGCGGAGGACTCCGTGCCATCAACGATCGTCAGCCCGTGGCCGCAAGCTGACCGCGTGAACCCCACGCGAGGCGAACTCGCGGAAGATAGGTCGATCGAAACGACGGCGCGGTGCCGGAGCGGTTTACCAGGGCCTCCTTTTCCGCAAACCGAAAGATAGCAATGGTTTACGTTCCGGGGGCGGTTACCCCGCGGCCACCTGTTTCGCGTCGATTCGACTCGATCGGTAGCCTTAGAGTACGCCTCTGGCCGGTGCGGTCAACCGCAGATTTTTGAGTTTTGGGGCGGCCAAAGCGGGCCGGCGGCGGTAACTCGTTGAGCGATGACGAGTTAAGTCTCAAGCACGGCTCGCCGACTTTTTTCCGCGCTCTGGCCCGCTGCGGAGCAGTCGTTAAATCGGGTGGTTTTCAGGCCCGCCGGGCGCGTGTTTTCAAGACGGCGTATTCGGCGACCGAGTCGGCTTGGAGCTTTCGCAGTGCGGACTGGCGTCTGCGGTCGACCGTCCGTGGGCTGATTTCCAGCTGTTGAGCGATTTCGCGGTTGGGGCGGCCCTCGATGGCCAGGTCGAGGACGGCTTTTTCTTCGTCGGTGAGATGATCCAGACGCTGTCGGGCCGAGCGTAATTCCTGCCGATCTATGTACGCTTGTTCACTTGAGCGCATGGCGGCATGAATTTCGTCCGCCAACGCCTGCAGTTCGAAGGGTTTTTCGACCACACTGACGGCCCCCAGTTTCATCGCATCGACGGCCGTCGGCACATCGGCAAAGGCCGTCAGCAGGATGACGGACAGACAGGTGCCGCGCTCGTTGAGTCGTTTGAGCAGTTCCACGCCGCCGATTCGGGGCATGCGAAGGTCGGTGATCACGCAGCCGACTTCGTTTTCCGAGGTGGCCTGCAGCAGATCCTCGGGGCGGTCGAAGGTACGGGGCGAAAAACCCAGGGCCCGCAGTGATTCGGCAAGTGTCGCGAGCAGTTCGGTTTCGTCGTCGACGATGTACAGTCGACTTGCTTGATCGGGGGCACCGAGTTCGTTCACCGGATTCGTGCTGGTCAGCGACATGTTGGTCGTTCAATGGGTTGGAGTGATGAACAACATTGGCTCACATCATAGTCTACCAAAAACGGCTTGGCTTCGGAGGATTGGCCGTCGTGAAGGGAAAATTTAGCGCCGGCTAATTCGGCCCGGCGGCGAGATCGGCGACACTTCGACTGGATCGTCAACGTGACCACTAGCGGAGATCGTGGAGCGTCTGGTTTGCGGTTTTGCCGGCGCGCTTGACCGCATCCAGGGCGGCGTTACACGATTGCAGCAGATCGTCTTGCAGCGGGTGGTCGCCGCCGCGTTGCAGCTTGATCGAGATCAGTTCAATCGTCATCGAAGCGATCGAGAGATCGTTGTTGATTTGGTGCAGCGACTGCCGGGTTCGAATTCGGGCTTCGGAATCCATCTCAACGGAACCGGCCCTTGAGAAAATCATTCATGCGTCCGATGGTGACTTCGGACGAGTCGACGCCGTCGAGCAGTTGTTTGCCCAGGTCCTCCAGCAGCCCATCGGCCTTGGCGGTCAACGATTGCGCCGCGACTTGTTGTTGGTTGAACCAGCCGACCAGTTTGGCTTGTTCCTGATCGAACGTCTGCTGCAGTTTTTGTTTCATCTGCTGTTTCGACGCGGCGAGTTGTTGCTTGATGGCGGTATCGGCGGCGTCACGCAGGATGTCACCCAGGTTGGTGTCCATGTTCATGGTCAAGCGTTCCCATCGGCCTTCGAATCCGGCGTCGATGGTCACGGTGTCGACGGCGGCCAAGCTTTCGCGCAAGGCTTGGGTGGCCGAGAGCGATTCGTATTTGGAATCGACATCCAGTTCCAATCGGACACCGGTCTGTTTGCTGACCAAGCGGCCTTGGACCTGGTCGCCTTCGCTGCGCATTTGAACCCAGACCTCGCGTCGGCCTCCGCTGAGTGTCACCATCGCGCGGCCGTCGTCGCCGAGCCGGACATCCGACGCGTCGGATTGTGGCCAGTGCAATGTCAATCGATCGATGTCCGAGTGGTTGCGCCGGTCTCGGATGTAGTCGACGTTGACAACTTGTGGGCCTTCGAGTTGCAATTGTGCCCGCAGCGGTTCGGCCAACAACTGTGGATCCGGCGTCAGGTTTTCGACGGTCCCGGTCATTGAGTAGGCGTTGCCATCGGCGCGCATCAAGCCTTGGACTTTCAAGCGGCGAACCAAGATGCTCGGTTGTCGTGTGGTGCCGAGCAAGTCGATGTCGATCCCGCGTCCACGTTCCGTTTCCGGCGCGACGATCGTGTAATTGGCCAACGTCCGTCCGCCTTCCCAGTAGTCGCGGATCGTGGCGATCTGGTTTTGCACCGCCTGGCTGATCAGGTCGATGCCGAAGTTCTGAGACTCGTTGAGATCGCCGGGGATGTATTGATCGATGCGGTCCAGGTCGATTTGTTTGGCTTGTTGCAACGACGCGACGTCGGCTCGGAACTGATCCGGGACGGCGTCCAGTGCTGCCAGGATGGACTTCAGTTCGGCACGCGTTTCATCGGCCAGAGAGACGGTCTTGCCGATTTTGTCCCAATCGCGAAGCGGGTTATCGATGTCACGCGCGTTGGATTTGAAATCGCGGACCTTTTGTTCCAGTGCGGCGGCACGTTTGGCAAGCGAGTCGTATTCACGTTCCCAGCGGGTTTTGATCGCTTCGCTGCGGCGCACGGTTTCTAAATCTTTGGCCGCCTGTTCGGCCTGGTCGCCCAGTTGATCGGTGATGCCGCCGAGCAGACCTGCCAGCACACCGGGCTTGTCGGACATGCTCGGTGAGGCGTCTTCCTGTGGCTGATCCAGGTGTCCGCTGGTGTCTCGTTTGGCGCCGATTTGCAGGCCCGTGATGCTGCCCTCGCGGGCGACCCAGCGACGGTGCAGGATCGCATCGCCGTCGAGCGCCAATTCGATCGTGTCGGCGCGAAAGGCGTCGCGCATCGCTTTGGCATCGCGGGGGTCGGCGACGTGAAAGTCTTCGTACCGAATCGTCGGTGGAAACAGTTTGACGTGCGCCGCCCCGATCTCCACCTTCGCGCCCGTCGCGGCCTGCAAGCCTTGGACGGTCACGTACTTGGCGACCGGCCCCATGCCGACGCCGAACAGCACCAGTACAGCCGCAACGATCAACAGTCGTGTTACTACAAATCGCCAGCGAATCATCCTGCCGCTTTCCTTTCCTGAGAGTGACGCAATTGGCGAAGCAGATAGTTGAGCGCTTCGTCGGTCGGTGGTTTGCTCGCGCGATCGGCGACGCCACCGTGGGACCCGTCGGGCATTGCTTCGTCGTCGTGGAAGTCTTTCATTCGGATCACGTCGATCCGAGTGTGGACGGAAACCATTTGTTCGTTGGAGGGGATTTTGTCCGCCGTGTCCGTTCCAGCGGCGATCGACGCCGCGTCGGTCGCCGCGTTGTCGCCGTGCTGATGAGCCGTTTCGATCGGGATAAAGATCGGTTCGGTGGCAAGCAGGTCGTCGATCGGATCGGTCGCCGGACGGGTTCGTCGCGCTGTCGTCGTGTCGGCTTGGGCGGCGGCAAACCGCGGCGGCGGAACCGCATCCTGTTGGTCGATCATCAGCGCGACCGAGTCGGGCGCCTTGTCGGTCTCGGGCACCATCCCGGCGGACGATCGCTGGGGTGTGGGTGTATCATGCTGGTCGTCGCGGCGATTGCTGGCAGAGGTGGTCGCCGAGGCCGCGGGAGTTTCCGCCGGGGCGTCGGCTTCGTCGGTCACCGATTCCGCGGACACCGTTGCCGGGGCGACCAAGCGGAACAGGGGCAAGCACAGCGCGAAGATAGGAAGCACCGAAGCAGTCCCGATCACAAAGCTGCCCAGCACGACGGTGTTGTTCAGATCCGTCCACGGGACCACTGGGAACGCCCACGCCTGCTTGGCCCACTCGCTGCCGGTCGGGTGTGTCAGCATGTACTCGCCGACCAGATGCGAGTACGGATCCAGTCGAGTCGCCAGAAATGAAGCCGCGATCGCAACCACACCCATCAGGGCATGGTTGACCTTAAAGCACACCAAGGCCAGCAAAACGATCAGCGCCAGCAGGTTGCCGTGCGGGATGATTCCCAGCAGCACGCCCAATGCAACTCCGCCGGCCAATTGGTGCGGGTAGCGTCGCCCCGCAATCGCTTTCCGGACGTTGTTGATCAGCTTGAGCGAGAATATGACCATTGCAGTGCGCCTCCATGCGCACAATTCACTTTCGGGCATCCATCACAGGGGCTTATCGGCACGTCAACCGCTCGGTATTCAATACAACCGGCACATTTTCACCTGCCAGAGCAGTTTGTGGTGCGGCGGAATAAAAAACGGCTGACGCGCCGGAAGCGGTCAGCCGTTGGTGATAACTCTGGCAGAGAGGGGCGTTTACTCGCCTCG containing:
- the rsmH gene encoding 16S rRNA (cytosine(1402)-N(4))-methyltransferase RsmH — protein: MTEPSDNRPCHVSVMPAEIVHWVSECSPNVVVDGTYGAGGHSRLLLDVVGEGGLVIGLDRDPAVLARVESEPAVDRLSVFLGSYEKTAAALQASGLEYADAMVLDLGLSSDQLADRDRGFSFQHDGPLDLRFDPENGIPASEWLARNGEKAIADAIYQFGEERFSRRIAREIVARAKRREPVRTVAELVEICRRCVPRGKHHDIHPATRTFQALRIAVNEELDILSRTLQQAPEWLSSGGRIAVISFHSLEDRIVKNAFRDDDRWNVLTKKPLRPSEEEVAENARARSAKLRVAERI
- a CDS encoding TIGR03545 family protein encodes the protein MIRWRFVVTRLLIVAAVLVLFGVGMGPVAKYVTVQGLQAATGAKVEIGAAHVKLFPPTIRYEDFHVADPRDAKAMRDAFRADTIELALDGDAILHRRWVAREGSITGLQIGAKRDTSGHLDQPQEDASPSMSDKPGVLAGLLGGITDQLGDQAEQAAKDLETVRRSEAIKTRWEREYDSLAKRAAALEQKVRDFKSNARDIDNPLRDWDKIGKTVSLADETRAELKSILAALDAVPDQFRADVASLQQAKQIDLDRIDQYIPGDLNESQNFGIDLISQAVQNQIATIRDYWEGGRTLANYTIVAPETERGRGIDIDLLGTTRQPSILVRRLKVQGLMRADGNAYSMTGTVENLTPDPQLLAEPLRAQLQLEGPQVVNVDYIRDRRNHSDIDRLTLHWPQSDASDVRLGDDGRAMVTLSGGRREVWVQMRSEGDQVQGRLVSKQTGVRLELDVDSKYESLSATQALRESLAAVDTVTIDAGFEGRWERLTMNMDTNLGDILRDAADTAIKQQLAASKQQMKQKLQQTFDQEQAKLVGWFNQQQVAAQSLTAKADGLLEDLGKQLLDGVDSSEVTIGRMNDFLKGRFR
- a CDS encoding response regulator transcription factor produces the protein MSLTSTNPVNELGAPDQASRLYIVDDETELLATLAESLRALGFSPRTFDRPEDLLQATSENEVGCVITDLRMPRIGGVELLKRLNERGTCLSVILLTAFADVPTAVDAMKLGAVSVVEKPFELQALADEIHAAMRSSEQAYIDRQELRSARQRLDHLTDEEKAVLDLAIEGRPNREIAQQLEISPRTVDRRRQSALRKLQADSVAEYAVLKTRARRA
- a CDS encoding TIGR03546 family protein, producing MVIFSLKLINNVRKAIAGRRYPHQLAGGVALGVLLGIIPHGNLLALIVLLALVCFKVNHALMGVVAIAASFLATRLDPYSHLVGEYMLTHPTGSEWAKQAWAFPVVPWTDLNNTVVLGSFVIGTASVLPIFALCLPLFRLVAPATVSAESVTDEADAPAETPAASATTSASNRRDDQHDTPTPQRSSAGMVPETDKAPDSVALMIDQQDAVPPPRFAAAQADTTTARRTRPATDPIDDLLATEPIFIPIETAHQHGDNAATDAASIAAGTDTADKIPSNEQMVSVHTRIDVIRMKDFHDDEAMPDGSHGGVADRASKPPTDEALNYLLRQLRHSQERKAAG